One Gammaproteobacteria bacterium DNA segment encodes these proteins:
- the aprB gene encoding adenylyl-sulfate reductase subunit beta, which translates to MPTFVYMTRCDGCGHCVDICPSDIMHIDKVTRRAYNIEPNMCWECYSCVKACPHQAIDVRGYADFAPLGHSVRVRRDEEKGVIAWRIKFRNGKTDMDLLAPITTKPWGKHIPQLKDVSGPTQEMRDSQLLFNEPKYIRLDDGGIHTLESNGLKMKEGVYY; encoded by the coding sequence ATGCCAACTTTTGTATACATGACACGATGTGACGGCTGCGGTCATTGCGTCGATATCTGCCCGTCCGACATCATGCATATCGACAAGGTCACCCGCCGGGCCTACAACATCGAACCCAACATGTGCTGGGAGTGTTACTCCTGTGTCAAGGCCTGTCCGCATCAGGCCATCGACGTCCGCGGCTACGCAGACTTCGCGCCCCTGGGGCACTCGGTTCGGGTCCGCCGTGACGAGGAAAAAGGCGTCATTGCCTGGCGTATCAAGTTCCGCAACGGCAAGACGGACATGGACCTGCTGGCGCCCATCACGACCAAGCCCTGGGGGAAGCACATCCCGCAGCTCAAAGACGTCAGTGGGCCCACCCAGGAGATGCGTGACAGCCAGCTGCTCTTCAACGAGCCCAAATATATTCGTCTGGACGATGGTGGCATACACACCCTCGAATCCAACGGTCTGAAGATGAAGGAAGGGGTGTATTACTGA
- a CDS encoding adenylyl-sulfate reductase: MLTTNPFAELAAFISPEVMQGYIVLMVLLVIGGTILDMLHKRSAEYFFENAKKAQKNAKSTLSGGDKVSLAVQTLASEVLTSSEFKSTRRRISHLMTMYGFVVFVVSTAVLIFGYATAAAAGIWPALWHLGALALAVGGYWFWFDIRVDVASEGVKWYQLNGRGDIFILGLLATATFALLWSFTLGAGWVNMLFLVLFIASATVLFGTVYWSKFAHMFFKPAAAFQKKTIMADGSMENLPGDYDLTDPAVQSKFPDIPEYMGATPPNMGLGINRELPRHY; this comes from the coding sequence ATGCTCACAACCAATCCCTTCGCCGAATTAGCGGCGTTTATTTCCCCTGAGGTCATGCAGGGTTATATCGTATTGATGGTACTGCTGGTCATCGGTGGAACCATCCTGGACATGCTGCACAAGCGCAGTGCAGAGTACTTCTTCGAGAACGCCAAGAAGGCACAGAAGAACGCCAAAAGCACCCTGAGCGGTGGCGACAAGGTGTCTCTCGCGGTGCAGACCCTCGCCAGCGAGGTGCTCACCTCCTCGGAGTTCAAAAGCACCCGCCGCCGCATCTCCCACCTGATGACGATGTACGGCTTCGTGGTGTTCGTGGTCAGCACCGCGGTCCTGATCTTCGGCTATGCGACCGCGGCCGCCGCCGGCATCTGGCCTGCCCTGTGGCATCTCGGCGCCCTCGCGCTGGCCGTCGGCGGCTACTGGTTCTGGTTCGACATTCGCGTCGACGTCGCCTCCGAAGGGGTAAAGTGGTACCAACTCAACGGGCGCGGCGACATCTTCATCCTCGGCCTGCTCGCGACCGCGACATTCGCCCTGCTGTGGTCTTTCACCCTGGGGGCTGGCTGGGTAAACATGCTGTTCTTAGTCCTGTTCATCGCCTCCGCCACCGTCCTCTTCGGCACCGTCTACTGGTCCAAGTTTGCGCACATGTTCTTCAAGCCCGCTGCGGCTTTCCAGAAGAAGACCATCATGGCTGATGGCTCGATGGAGAACCTGCCGGGTGACTACGATCTGACGGACCCGGCCGTACAGTCGAAGTTTCCGGACATCCCTGAGTATATGGGCGCCACCCCCCCCAATATGGGGCTCGGCATCAACCGCGAGCTACCCCGTCACTACTGA
- a CDS encoding TusE/DsrC/DsvC family sulfur relay protein — MSPEIPERDGDGYLVDMNAWTPDIGRAMAEADGVELDDVKWNHIVKAREYYDDEAVVPPIRKFAKYVGEDQKEIFKLWNTGPMKPITKYGGLPKPTGCV; from the coding sequence ATGAGCCCTGAAATCCCTGAACGTGACGGCGACGGCTATCTGGTGGACATGAACGCCTGGACACCGGACATCGGCCGGGCCATGGCCGAGGCGGACGGCGTCGAGCTGGACGACGTCAAATGGAACCATATCGTCAAGGCGCGGGAGTACTACGACGACGAGGCGGTGGTGCCGCCCATCCGCAAGTTCGCCAAGTATGTGGGCGAGGACCAGAAGGAGATCTTTAAGCTCTGGAACACCGGCCCCATGAAGCCCATCACCAAGTATGGCGGCCTGCCGAAGCCGACGGGCTGTGTCTGA
- a CDS encoding PDC sensor domain-containing protein, whose protein sequence is MSATWQETIYLQREELARTLHRPLADLAHRCAEVMEDREGLNRVLRECFSAVPHCTNLYVVNAQCMQVSDTVGKAGLTDHYGRDRSGRPYMTEPVPEWGFLLSDAYISEYAHRPSITALHRISGADRILGYVGADFDLRDLPVTQKLYEETGEWRQIKGDPSIRSVVFQQCRVESPMDRAMEQALSILEELFSDRGVFQAVIHFSSSRATVWVVDDPYRYRLLDKDALADPDICLAYPHRNYPATAVMPQSAVRPVLDAMKGLRLADEMMYLRSASINIFNGMVSLTFSCDGSHYMRYDEFLEKDVSFWTG, encoded by the coding sequence ATGAGTGCAACATGGCAAGAGACCATCTATCTGCAGCGGGAGGAACTCGCCAGGACCCTGCACCGGCCCCTGGCCGACCTGGCCCATCGTTGCGCGGAGGTCATGGAAGACCGCGAGGGCCTCAACCGCGTGCTGCGCGAGTGCTTCTCCGCGGTCCCCCACTGCACCAACCTGTATGTGGTGAACGCGCAGTGCATGCAGGTGAGCGATACGGTGGGTAAGGCGGGGCTGACGGATCACTACGGGCGTGATCGCTCTGGGCGTCCCTACATGACGGAGCCGGTGCCGGAGTGGGGGTTCCTGCTTTCGGATGCCTATATCAGCGAGTACGCCCATCGCCCGTCCATCACGGCGTTGCATCGGATCAGCGGCGCCGATCGCATCCTCGGCTATGTAGGGGCCGATTTCGACCTCCGGGATCTACCCGTGACCCAGAAACTCTACGAGGAGACCGGCGAGTGGCGCCAGATCAAGGGTGACCCCTCCATCCGCAGCGTGGTGTTTCAGCAATGCCGGGTGGAGAGCCCCATGGACAGGGCCATGGAGCAGGCCCTGTCCATCCTCGAGGAACTCTTCAGTGACCGCGGGGTGTTCCAGGCGGTGATCCACTTTTCCAGCTCTCGGGCCACCGTGTGGGTGGTGGACGACCCTTACCGTTACCGCCTGCTGGACAAGGACGCGCTGGCCGATCCGGATATCTGCCTCGCCTACCCCCACCGCAACTACCCCGCCACCGCCGTCATGCCCCAGTCCGCCGTGCGGCCGGTACTCGATGCCATGAAAGGATTGCGCCTGGCGGACGAGATGATGTACCTGCGCTCGGCCTCCATCAACATCTTCAACGGCATGGTGAGCCTCACCTTCTCCTGCGACGGTTCCCACTACATGCGCTACGACGAGTTCCTGGAAAAGGACGTTTCCTTCTGGACGGGGTGA